Proteins encoded together in one Pseudomonas sp. Seg1 window:
- a CDS encoding DUF2066 domain-containing protein produces MRFCKLLFVGCLSVVSLASHAENLKGLYQVREPVHGQAPEERDRATQAALDTLVLRLTGDPKAPQSPGLAAIRKDPQQIISQFGFDAGPPEVLKVDFDPATTEQALRRAGLSLWGASRPSILSWWLNDSTEGSSLVGDGQAAAAPLRTAAQHRGLPLRLPLADLSEQLVATAPALEGSDPAPLRGASERYNADALLAVHAREEGGQWQAKWHLWLGDQKEAGSVQGADQVAVADAVMLAVAERLAPRFVAKPGASGQQTLEVQGMNLEHYATLLRLLEPFGVRLQSVDGDRIVYRVNGSADQMRAQLSLAKLQELPAEAPVPVAAPQPAVAGAPPVVAPAPTPAAPSLRFRW; encoded by the coding sequence ATGCGTTTTTGTAAATTGTTGTTTGTGGGCTGTTTGTCTGTGGTCAGCCTGGCGAGTCATGCCGAAAACCTCAAAGGCCTCTATCAAGTACGTGAGCCGGTCCACGGCCAGGCACCGGAAGAACGTGATCGCGCGACTCAGGCTGCGCTGGATACGCTGGTCCTGCGCCTGACCGGCGACCCAAAAGCCCCGCAGAGTCCAGGGCTGGCGGCGATTCGCAAAGATCCGCAGCAGATCATCAGCCAGTTCGGTTTTGATGCCGGGCCGCCGGAGGTGCTAAAGGTCGACTTCGATCCGGCGACCACCGAACAGGCCCTGCGCCGTGCCGGGTTGTCCTTGTGGGGCGCCAGTCGACCTTCGATTCTGAGCTGGTGGCTGAACGACTCTACCGAAGGTTCGAGTCTGGTCGGTGACGGTCAGGCCGCGGCCGCGCCGTTGCGTACGGCTGCTCAGCACCGTGGTTTGCCGCTGCGTTTGCCGCTGGCCGATCTGAGTGAGCAACTGGTTGCCACGGCGCCTGCTTTGGAAGGAAGCGATCCGGCGCCGTTGCGCGGTGCTTCGGAGCGCTACAACGCGGATGCCTTGCTGGCCGTGCATGCGCGCGAAGAGGGCGGGCAGTGGCAAGCCAAATGGCACTTGTGGCTGGGCGATCAAAAAGAAGCTGGCAGCGTGCAGGGCGCCGATCAGGTCGCCGTGGCCGATGCGGTGATGCTGGCGGTGGCCGAGCGCCTGGCGCCACGCTTTGTTGCCAAGCCCGGGGCTTCGGGGCAGCAGACCCTGGAAGTGCAGGGCATGAATCTTGAGCATTACGCCACGCTGCTGCGGTTACTCGAACCGTTCGGCGTGCGTCTGCAAAGTGTCGATGGCGATCGCATCGTCTATCGGGTCAATGGCAGTGCCGATCAGATGCGTGCGCAGTTGTCGCTGGCAAAGTTGCAGGAACTGCCCGCCGAAGCGCCCGTGCCAGTTGCAGCGCCACAGCCAGCAGTAGCAGGTGCTCCGCCCGTTGTGGCTCCGGCCCCGACACCGGCGGCCCCGTCGTTGCGGTTTCGCTGGTAA
- a CDS encoding AI-2E family transporter — MADTRRWFWLGGVVLLCAFVWLLHPILTPFLVALLLAYLFDPLVDRLERLGLSRTWGVIAVFALFTLIVTALLLVLVPMLAKQLLRLYELAPQMLDWLQHTALPWAQAKLGLSDGFWKFDKVKAAISEHMGQTTDIVSVVLSQATASSLALIGWLANLVLIPVVSFYLLRDWDVMMAKIRSLLPRDREVTIVSLAGECHEVLGAFVRGQLLVMVALGVIYAAGLMIVGLELGLLIGLIAGLAAIVPYMGFVIGIGAALIAGLFQFGGDLYPMIGIVAVFMVGQALEGMVLTPLLVGDRIGLHPVAVIFAILAGGELFGFTGVLLALPVAAVIMVLVRHVHDLYKDSDIYSGADEPEL, encoded by the coding sequence ATGGCCGATACGCGGCGTTGGTTCTGGCTCGGTGGGGTAGTCCTGCTTTGCGCGTTTGTATGGTTGTTGCATCCGATCCTCACGCCGTTTCTGGTGGCGTTGCTGCTGGCGTATCTGTTCGATCCGCTGGTGGATCGTCTGGAGCGCCTCGGTCTGTCGCGCACCTGGGGCGTGATCGCCGTGTTTGCCTTGTTCACCCTGATCGTCACGGCGCTGTTGCTGGTACTGGTGCCGATGCTCGCCAAACAATTGCTGCGCTTGTACGAACTGGCGCCGCAGATGCTCGACTGGTTGCAGCACACGGCGTTGCCGTGGGCACAGGCGAAGCTCGGGCTGTCGGATGGCTTCTGGAAGTTCGACAAGGTCAAGGCGGCGATCAGCGAGCACATGGGTCAGACCACTGACATTGTCAGTGTGGTGCTGAGTCAGGCAACGGCGTCGAGCCTGGCGTTGATCGGCTGGCTGGCCAATCTGGTGCTGATCCCGGTGGTGAGCTTTTACCTGCTGCGCGACTGGGACGTGATGATGGCCAAGATCCGCAGCCTGCTGCCGCGCGATCGTGAAGTAACCATCGTGTCGCTGGCGGGCGAATGTCATGAAGTGCTTGGGGCATTTGTGCGCGGTCAGTTGTTGGTGATGGTGGCGCTGGGTGTGATCTACGCGGCGGGACTGATGATCGTCGGTCTCGAGTTGGGGCTGTTGATCGGCCTGATCGCGGGCCTAGCGGCGATCGTGCCGTACATGGGCTTCGTGATCGGCATCGGCGCGGCGCTGATTGCCGGGTTGTTCCAGTTCGGCGGTGATCTTTACCCGATGATCGGGATTGTTGCGGTGTTCATGGTCGGCCAAGCGCTGGAAGGCATGGTGCTGACGCCTTTGCTGGTGGGCGACCGCATTGGTCTGCACCCGGTGGCGGTGATCTTTGCGATTCTGGCCGGTGGCGAGTTGTTCGGGTTTACCGGGGTACTGCTGGCGTTGCCAGTGGCGGCGGTGATCATGGTGCTGGTGCGCCACGTACACGACTTGTACAAGGACTCCGACATCTATAGCGGGGCGGACGAGCCCGAGTTGTAG